The following proteins are co-located in the Egicoccus sp. AB-alg2 genome:
- a CDS encoding lipopolysaccharide biosynthesis protein, whose protein sequence is MSDEQPLARRAVGGLAYLFLGQGGQMLVQLITLPILARLIAPESFGLVAATFVVVNMAFLLSTAGLSTALIKLETMRPEHLRVALTMQVGAAVVVFGGVALAAGRIGDALRLDGLAPVLQVMALAYFVRTLSLGDVVLSRQLRFRPLAVIQLVGYVVGYGVVTVGLAAAGWGVWALTGGHLVASVAQIVLLWLVAPHPFLPLLRRGPARDLLGTGLGYTISHAGYIVAHEADNLVVGRWLGAHALGLYERAYRLMRMPASVFGHILGEVLYPSMAAVQDERHRVRNMFCVSTASLAALTVPTTVAVWLLTHEIVLLLLGPQWLPMRTALNIIVFGMYLKASEAVTDSVIVATGAVYRLARLRWLYAAAVVTGAVVGQRWGLPGVATGALAAMALNTTVLTRLSLQRIDLSWSAWATLHAPAAVLTVAVGAFVWPTSQGLRGLGLPPALVLAGSLLAAAVAILLATRLSPRWRVTTALSDLVGQLAALVTAPRSRRVVVALLGTAHVRAARPDAEEVPL, encoded by the coding sequence ATGAGCGACGAACAGCCGCTGGCGCGCCGTGCCGTGGGAGGACTCGCCTACCTCTTCCTCGGGCAGGGCGGGCAGATGCTCGTCCAACTCATCACGCTGCCGATTCTCGCCCGGCTTATCGCTCCGGAGTCGTTCGGCCTCGTGGCCGCCACGTTCGTGGTCGTCAACATGGCCTTCCTGCTGTCGACGGCCGGGCTGTCCACGGCGCTGATCAAGCTCGAGACCATGCGCCCCGAGCATCTGCGGGTCGCGCTCACCATGCAGGTCGGCGCGGCCGTCGTGGTCTTCGGTGGCGTGGCCCTGGCCGCCGGGCGCATCGGCGACGCCCTGCGACTCGACGGCCTGGCGCCGGTGCTGCAGGTGATGGCCCTGGCCTACTTCGTGCGCACGCTCAGCCTCGGCGACGTCGTGCTCAGCCGGCAGCTGCGCTTCCGCCCGCTCGCCGTGATCCAGCTGGTGGGCTACGTCGTCGGCTACGGCGTCGTCACCGTCGGCCTGGCCGCCGCCGGCTGGGGCGTGTGGGCCCTGACGGGCGGGCACCTGGTGGCGTCCGTGGCGCAGATCGTGCTGCTCTGGCTGGTGGCGCCGCACCCCTTCCTGCCGTTGCTGCGCCGGGGCCCCGCGCGGGACCTGCTCGGGACGGGCCTGGGCTACACCATCTCGCACGCCGGCTACATCGTGGCCCACGAGGCCGACAACCTCGTCGTCGGGCGTTGGCTCGGCGCCCACGCACTGGGCCTCTACGAACGGGCCTACCGGCTGATGCGCATGCCGGCCTCGGTGTTCGGACACATCCTCGGCGAGGTGCTCTACCCCTCCATGGCGGCGGTGCAGGACGAACGCCACCGCGTCCGCAACATGTTCTGCGTCAGCACGGCGTCGCTGGCGGCGCTCACGGTCCCGACGACCGTCGCCGTGTGGCTGCTGACGCACGAGATCGTGCTGCTGCTGCTCGGACCGCAGTGGCTGCCGATGCGGACGGCGCTGAACATCATCGTCTTCGGCATGTACCTGAAGGCGTCGGAGGCCGTCACCGACAGCGTCATCGTGGCCACCGGGGCGGTCTACCGGTTGGCGCGCCTGCGGTGGTTGTACGCCGCGGCCGTCGTCACCGGAGCGGTCGTCGGCCAGCGTTGGGGACTCCCCGGCGTCGCGACCGGCGCGCTGGCCGCCATGGCCCTCAACACGACCGTGTTGACGCGCCTGAGCCTGCAGCGCATCGACCTGTCCTGGTCGGCATGGGCCACCCTCCACGCCCCCGCGGCCGTGCTCACGGTGGCCGTCGGCGCGTTCGTCTGGCCAACGTCGCAGGGGCTGCGCGGGCTCGGCCTGCCGCCGGCACTGGTACTGGCCGGATCGCTGCTGGCCGCCGCCGTCGCGATCCTCCTCGCCACCCGCCTGTCACCGAGGTGGCGGGTGACGACGGCCCTGAGCGACCTGGTCGGCCAACTCGCCGCGCTCGTCACGGCACCCCGCAGTCGGCGGGTGGTCGTCGCCCTCCTGGGCACCGCCCACGTCCGCGCCGCGCGACCCGACGCCGAGGAGGTCCCCCTGTGA
- a CDS encoding glycosyltransferase, giving the protein MTGVVSRTGESASSVPAVAGSGLRLVFLANSVARGGAETQLVRAAVGLAERGHRVTVARMLDWPGHEDDLAAAGIPLVELPARRPVRAASALTAGALLLRRLRPHAVVSFDYQANLLGRLAGRAAGVPAVVSSIRADRFGGAPREWWIRRTDGLAAVTTTNAARVARRLVERGLVHPDRLVVIPNAVDDVAPVDADTRARVRGELAIAPDEFVFLALGHIAPRKDHATMLRAAARARRAGSAFRLLIAGDGDTSPLADLAGALGITADVHLLGWRDDVADLLAASDALVSSSAWEGTPNAAIEALMREVPVVATRAGGTEEVVEDEVSGFLVDVGDWRALADRLARTCALPAATRAAMGAHGQAHVRARHDRERVLDQWEALLQRVTVDAVRG; this is encoded by the coding sequence GTGACCGGCGTCGTCTCCCGAACGGGCGAGTCCGCCTCGTCGGTGCCTGCTGTCGCCGGTTCGGGGCTGCGGCTGGTGTTCCTCGCGAACAGCGTGGCGCGTGGCGGCGCGGAGACGCAGCTGGTCCGTGCGGCGGTCGGCCTCGCCGAGCGCGGTCATCGCGTGACGGTGGCGCGGATGCTCGACTGGCCGGGTCACGAGGACGACCTCGCTGCGGCCGGGATCCCGCTCGTGGAGCTGCCGGCCCGCCGGCCCGTCCGGGCCGCCAGCGCGCTCACCGCCGGCGCGCTGCTGCTGCGTCGGCTGCGTCCCCATGCCGTCGTGAGCTTCGACTACCAGGCCAACCTGCTCGGCCGCCTCGCGGGGCGCGCCGCAGGCGTGCCGGCCGTCGTCTCCTCCATCCGCGCCGACCGCTTCGGGGGTGCCCCGCGCGAGTGGTGGATCCGGCGCACCGACGGCCTGGCCGCGGTGACGACGACGAATGCCGCGCGTGTGGCGCGTCGACTCGTCGAGCGCGGCCTCGTGCATCCGGATCGGCTGGTCGTGATCCCGAACGCCGTCGACGACGTGGCACCGGTCGATGCGGACACCCGTGCCCGGGTGCGGGGCGAACTGGCGATCGCCCCCGACGAGTTCGTCTTCCTCGCGCTGGGGCACATCGCGCCGCGCAAGGACCACGCCACCATGCTGCGGGCCGCTGCCCGGGCACGGCGCGCCGGGTCGGCGTTCCGGCTCCTGATCGCGGGCGACGGTGACACCTCGCCACTGGCAGATCTGGCCGGTGCCCTGGGCATCACGGCCGACGTGCACCTGCTCGGGTGGCGCGACGACGTCGCCGACCTGCTGGCCGCCAGCGACGCCCTGGTGTCGTCGTCGGCGTGGGAGGGCACCCCCAACGCCGCCATCGAGGCCCTGATGCGCGAGGTGCCGGTGGTGGCCACCCGCGCCGGCGGCACCGAGGAGGTGGTCGAGGACGAGGTGAGCGGCTTCCTCGTCGACGTCGGTGACTGGCGCGCACTCGCCGACCGGCTCGCCCGGACGTGCGCACTCCCGGCGGCGACGCGGGCGGCGATGGGCGCCCACGGCCAGGCGCACGTGCGCGCCCGCCATGACCGCGAACGGGTCCTCGACCAGTGGGAGGCCCTCCTGCAGCGGGTCACGGTCGACGCGGTGCGCGGATGA
- a CDS encoding polysaccharide biosynthesis protein, producing the protein MRTSRRFIQQLFAEPGLLALDLLGIAVAYAVALLLRFDGQVPPSGWRGYALFLPVALLLHAWANARRRLYGQVWSQAGAHDARVVVSAVLDAGAVLFVIGLLHPGSEQLPRSVPLLGAVLTLLVFGATRFRRRLFGRARPGAAAAEPTRVVLVGAIEPARTLIQAMQNEPERGLVPVAVLTPQPRHWGRWIAGVPVEGPLAMLPTAARTHDAEQALLAFERFDGAEVRRAVDRAREAGLTVRVFPTVHEVLGAAPSLRDIRDISIDDLLGRPQVEIDMAAIGRLLRGRRVLITGAGGSIGSEITAQVASFEPGRLVLLDHDETHLHDVVVGLDRTAVPVLGDIRDDAFVQELFATERPEVVFHAAAHKHVPILEAFPSEAVHTNVLGTDNLLRAAATYDVQRFVTISTDKAVNPSSVMGASKRLSEQLMLHRRPPGAAYCAVRFGNVLGSRGSVVPTFVRQIEDGGPVTVTHPDMTRFFMSAREAVQLVLQAAVLAGGGEIYVLDMGEPVRIVDLARRLILLAGATPGREIDIEYVGVRPGEKLAEELVAGGEDQRPTAHPQIDEVHTPLLAPRDLAAGLDRLRRLADAHEQTACAEALHALVAGAPARSAQELRA; encoded by the coding sequence ATGCGAACGTCTCGGCGGTTCATCCAGCAGTTGTTCGCGGAGCCCGGGCTGCTCGCGCTGGACCTGCTCGGCATCGCGGTCGCCTACGCCGTGGCGCTGCTGCTGCGCTTCGACGGGCAGGTCCCGCCGTCCGGCTGGCGCGGCTACGCGCTGTTCCTGCCCGTCGCGCTGCTCCTCCACGCCTGGGCGAACGCTCGGCGGCGCCTCTACGGGCAGGTGTGGAGCCAGGCCGGTGCGCACGACGCCCGCGTCGTGGTGTCGGCCGTGCTGGACGCTGGCGCGGTCCTCTTCGTCATCGGCCTGTTGCACCCGGGCTCCGAGCAACTGCCGCGCAGCGTGCCGCTGCTCGGCGCCGTCCTGACGCTGCTGGTGTTCGGCGCCACGCGCTTCCGCCGGCGCCTCTTCGGGCGCGCCCGCCCCGGTGCCGCGGCCGCTGAACCCACGCGCGTCGTGCTCGTCGGCGCCATCGAGCCGGCCCGCACCCTGATCCAGGCCATGCAGAACGAACCGGAACGGGGGCTGGTCCCCGTGGCCGTGCTGACGCCGCAACCCCGCCACTGGGGGCGCTGGATCGCCGGCGTCCCGGTCGAGGGCCCGCTCGCCATGCTGCCGACCGCGGCCCGCACGCACGACGCCGAGCAGGCCCTGCTGGCGTTCGAACGCTTCGACGGGGCCGAGGTGCGGCGGGCCGTCGACCGTGCGCGCGAGGCCGGCCTGACGGTCCGCGTCTTCCCCACGGTCCACGAGGTGCTCGGGGCCGCGCCGTCCCTGCGCGACATCCGCGACATCTCCATCGACGACCTGCTCGGACGGCCCCAGGTCGAGATCGACATGGCCGCCATCGGTCGGCTCCTGCGCGGTCGCCGTGTGCTCATCACCGGCGCCGGCGGCTCCATCGGCTCGGAGATCACCGCCCAGGTCGCGAGTTTCGAACCTGGCCGCCTGGTCCTGCTCGATCACGACGAGACGCACCTGCACGACGTCGTCGTCGGACTCGACCGAACCGCCGTGCCCGTCCTGGGCGACATCCGCGACGACGCCTTCGTGCAGGAACTGTTCGCCACCGAGCGACCAGAGGTCGTCTTCCACGCCGCGGCGCACAAACACGTGCCCATCCTCGAGGCGTTCCCCTCGGAAGCCGTCCACACCAACGTGCTCGGGACCGACAACCTGCTGCGCGCCGCGGCGACCTACGACGTCCAACGGTTCGTGACCATCTCGACCGACAAGGCGGTCAACCCCTCCAGCGTCATGGGGGCCAGCAAGCGCCTCAGCGAACAGCTGATGTTGCACCGACGCCCGCCAGGGGCCGCGTACTGCGCCGTCCGGTTCGGCAACGTCCTGGGCAGCCGCGGCAGCGTGGTGCCGACGTTCGTGCGCCAGATCGAGGACGGCGGACCGGTCACCGTGACCCATCCCGACATGACGCGCTTCTTCATGAGCGCCCGCGAGGCCGTGCAGCTGGTACTGCAGGCGGCCGTGCTCGCGGGCGGCGGCGAGATCTACGTGCTCGACATGGGCGAGCCGGTGAGGATCGTGGATCTCGCCCGCCGCCTCATCCTGCTCGCCGGCGCGACGCCGGGCCGCGAGATCGACATCGAGTACGTCGGCGTCCGGCCCGGGGAGAAGCTGGCCGAGGAACTGGTCGCTGGTGGTGAGGACCAGCGGCCGACCGCCCACCCCCAGATCGACGAGGTGCACACACCGCTGCTGGCGCCGCGGGACCTGGCCGCGGGTCTCGACCGGCTCCGGCGGCTGGCCGACGCCCACGAGCAGACCGCCTGTGCCGAGGCCCTGCACGCCCTGGTCGCCGGTGCTCCGGCCCGTTCCGCGCAGGAGCTGCGCGCGTGA
- a CDS encoding polysaccharide lyase family 1 protein, whose translation MLASSLVALAGPADASDTRFRDLEDNVHADAIDRLAEEGVVEGCAPRRYCPGDAVTRAQAAALIVRALELAPEGSADFQDVAADHFHARAIAAAAEAGIIEGKADGSFRPGASVSRGQMASMLVRAFDLPAAKAPTFYDIEGSVHEANVRALAAARVTAGCRPGYFCTNSDVLRGQMASFLDRALRPGTGPKVPSAPPEPAPTEPAPAPTEPAPAPPSSGSTDPDSHAALLKELVGYGHRTTGGQGGQTIWVTNTNDSGAGSLRAAAQASGAKWIRFDPKVFPPGTGARIRLQSPVRPTANTTIDGRGARPIIQNHGFFINANNVIATNLVFDFAAEHRYYQGNSAFTIGWPNPGTDRVWIHKNTFLGSGPGNLDGAVDILRQANRITVSWNKFVRWDKTILLATDPTNRSEAADLVSIHHNHFDRNSQRQPLARFGRFHVWNNWFDRWDWNGSYGEAIVSSSGAQVLSERNIFDHTKPYRAIFASNEGSGRGYAKDVGSWFASGVTADTSDASRVTMNPSADHSYRPDPVGTAAERQALRDRIAAQAGWQR comes from the coding sequence GTGCTCGCATCGAGCCTCGTGGCCCTCGCCGGCCCAGCCGACGCCAGCGACACGCGCTTCCGGGACCTCGAGGACAACGTCCACGCGGACGCCATCGACCGACTCGCCGAAGAAGGTGTCGTCGAAGGCTGCGCGCCGCGACGCTACTGCCCCGGTGACGCCGTGACCCGTGCCCAGGCCGCCGCGCTCATCGTGCGGGCGCTCGAACTGGCACCCGAGGGCTCGGCCGACTTCCAGGACGTCGCCGCCGACCACTTCCACGCCCGGGCGATCGCCGCCGCCGCCGAGGCCGGCATCATCGAGGGCAAGGCCGACGGGAGCTTCCGACCCGGCGCCAGCGTGTCGCGCGGACAGATGGCTTCCATGCTCGTCCGTGCCTTCGACCTGCCGGCCGCCAAGGCGCCGACCTTCTACGACATCGAGGGCTCCGTCCACGAGGCCAACGTCCGGGCGCTGGCCGCCGCCCGCGTCACCGCCGGCTGCCGCCCCGGATACTTCTGCACGAACAGCGACGTGTTGCGGGGACAGATGGCTTCCTTCCTCGACCGGGCGCTGCGCCCGGGCACCGGTCCCAAGGTGCCGTCGGCACCGCCGGAGCCGGCGCCGACGGAGCCCGCGCCCGCGCCGACCGAGCCCGCGCCGGCGCCGCCGTCGAGCGGGTCCACGGATCCGGACAGCCACGCGGCACTGCTGAAGGAACTCGTCGGCTACGGCCACCGCACGACCGGCGGCCAGGGCGGCCAGACCATCTGGGTCACCAACACCAACGACAGCGGTGCCGGCTCGCTGCGGGCCGCGGCGCAGGCCAGCGGGGCCAAGTGGATCCGCTTCGACCCCAAGGTGTTCCCGCCGGGCACCGGGGCGCGCATCCGCCTGCAGAGCCCCGTCCGACCCACCGCGAACACGACCATCGACGGTCGCGGTGCGCGCCCGATCATCCAGAACCACGGCTTCTTCATCAACGCCAACAACGTGATCGCCACGAACCTGGTGTTCGACTTCGCCGCCGAGCACCGCTACTACCAGGGCAACTCCGCCTTCACGATCGGCTGGCCGAACCCGGGCACCGATCGCGTGTGGATCCACAAGAACACGTTCCTCGGCTCGGGTCCGGGCAACCTCGACGGCGCGGTGGACATCCTGCGTCAGGCCAACCGCATCACGGTGTCGTGGAACAAGTTCGTCCGGTGGGACAAGACGATCCTGCTCGCCACGGACCCGACCAACCGGTCCGAGGCGGCCGACCTCGTCTCCATCCACCACAACCACTTCGACCGCAACTCCCAGCGGCAGCCGCTGGCGCGCTTCGGCCGGTTCCACGTGTGGAACAACTGGTTCGACCGTTGGGACTGGAACGGCTCGTACGGTGAGGCGATCGTGTCCTCGTCCGGGGCGCAGGTCCTGTCCGAGCGCAACATCTTCGACCACACCAAGCCCTACCGCGCGATCTTCGCGAGCAACGAGGGCTCGGGTCGCGGGTATGCGAAGGACGTCGGCAGCTGGTTCGCCTCCGGGGTGACGGCCGACACGTCCGATGCGTCACGGGTCACGATGAACCCGTCGGCGGACCACAGCTACCGGCCCGACCCGGTCGGCACGGCCGCGGAGCGCCAGGCGCTGCGCGACCGGATCGCCGCCCAGGCCGGCTGGCAGCGCTAG
- a CDS encoding helix-turn-helix domain-containing protein: protein MREPWPAARHGLYGEEGVADTLGRSRLGSIGRVIREQRLARGLTQREAAARAGVSVGAWRSTESGTRRPRPQTFAAILRSLELSADDARHASVESPYLDVAQAREELVRRCRDELPDTHVELVLRLVDAFVEAAAGRPPSRPGREE from the coding sequence GTGCGCGAGCCGTGGCCGGCGGCGCGCCACGGGCTCTACGGGGAGGAGGGCGTGGCCGACACCCTCGGACGGTCGCGGCTCGGCTCCATCGGTCGGGTGATTCGCGAGCAGCGCCTCGCTCGGGGCCTCACCCAGCGCGAGGCGGCGGCCCGCGCCGGCGTCAGCGTCGGAGCCTGGCGCAGCACCGAGTCGGGCACGCGGCGGCCGCGTCCGCAGACCTTCGCCGCCATCCTGCGCTCCCTCGAACTCTCCGCCGACGACGCGCGCCACGCGTCGGTCGAGTCGCCGTACCTCGACGTCGCCCAGGCTCGCGAGGAACTCGTGCGGCGTTGCCGCGACGAACTGCCCGACACCCACGTGGAGCTCGTGCTGCGACTGGTCGACGCCTTCGTCGAGGCCGCGGCCGGGCGTCCACCGTCCCGGCCAGGTCGCGAGGAATGA
- a CDS encoding ATP-grasp domain-containing protein, which produces MPTGSALLLGDLDVAYPLRAAGIPVTVVRSRRDPTRFSRTGISWVERPADAAALVSTLVEAARAMPGPVVLYVQDDEPLQYVSDHREELAPWMRFLLPVPEVLDACLDKWAFQQLAEEQGLPVPETRVLSTDATAVPFALQGSASLVKPLQWRRAERADVMGGTKAIAVANAQECLAVLRRLAPVYERVLVQQLIPGPETKVESYHAYVDADGRVRGEFTGRKLRTAPAEFGYSTALTTTGATDVRRLGRQVVGALDVRGFVKVDCKRDPDGRLWLLEVNPRTNLWHRLGAVAGCNLPALAFADLTDGADAGPPPVARTGVTWSRQPRDLFVAHHDGVPLYRYLSWLARCDAVTGLRLTDPWPFVRGGLLPYASRSLKATLGRPS; this is translated from the coding sequence ATGCCCACCGGCTCGGCGCTGCTCCTCGGCGACCTCGACGTCGCCTATCCCCTCCGCGCCGCCGGAATCCCGGTCACCGTGGTGCGGAGCCGGCGGGACCCCACCCGTTTCTCGCGTACCGGGATCAGCTGGGTGGAGCGTCCGGCCGACGCCGCCGCCCTCGTCTCCACGCTCGTCGAGGCCGCCCGAGCCATGCCGGGTCCGGTCGTCCTGTACGTGCAGGACGACGAGCCGTTGCAGTACGTCTCCGACCATCGTGAGGAACTCGCGCCCTGGATGCGCTTCCTGCTGCCGGTGCCCGAGGTGCTGGATGCCTGCCTCGACAAGTGGGCGTTCCAGCAGCTCGCGGAGGAACAGGGGTTGCCCGTCCCCGAGACGCGGGTGCTGTCCACCGACGCGACCGCGGTTCCGTTCGCTCTCCAGGGCAGCGCCTCGCTGGTGAAGCCGCTGCAGTGGCGCCGTGCCGAGCGCGCCGACGTGATGGGAGGCACGAAGGCGATCGCCGTCGCGAACGCGCAGGAGTGTCTCGCGGTGCTGCGCCGGCTCGCCCCCGTCTACGAGCGCGTGCTGGTGCAGCAGCTCATCCCCGGCCCCGAGACCAAGGTGGAGAGCTACCACGCGTACGTGGACGCCGACGGCCGGGTCCGCGGCGAGTTCACCGGCCGCAAGCTGCGCACCGCACCGGCCGAGTTCGGCTACTCGACGGCGCTCACGACCACCGGCGCGACCGACGTGCGACGGCTGGGGCGCCAGGTGGTCGGGGCCCTGGACGTCCGCGGCTTCGTGAAGGTCGACTGCAAGCGCGACCCCGACGGGCGGCTGTGGCTGCTGGAGGTGAACCCGCGCACGAACCTCTGGCACCGGCTGGGTGCCGTGGCGGGTTGCAACCTCCCCGCCCTCGCGTTCGCGGACCTGACCGACGGTGCCGATGCCGGCCCACCCCCGGTCGCCCGCACCGGCGTGACGTGGTCGCGCCAGCCGCGTGACCTGTTCGTCGCCCATCACGACGGGGTGCCGCTGTACCGCTACCTGTCGTGGCTGGCGCGCTGCGACGCCGTGACGGGACTGCGGCTGACCGACCCGTGGCCGTTCGTCCGCGGTGGACTGCTCCCGTACGCCTCCCGGAGCCTGAAGGCGACGCTCGGCCGCCCGTCGTGA
- a CDS encoding metallophosphoesterase, with the protein MTPVRVALLSDVHANLPALLAARRRLELEQPDLVLVAGDLVGYGGFPNECIEVLQDMGAVCVAGNHDLLFTGRLPPSRFPAVARHAAAVTGPRLGRDARRYLAELPLNRRVGRFVIAHGSLDDPEEYVEDPARGRDLLTQAALRWPGTDVLVLGHTHRQWEVRGTPFARPRARLVNPGGVGQSRERERRPQVRLALFRSDTDSLSFLAVDYDVETAAARLRELGLSRLALHHPPDTRTLVAQQLPAPARRAARRVRRRLASRRSA; encoded by the coding sequence GTGACGCCGGTCCGCGTCGCGCTGCTGTCCGACGTCCACGCCAACCTGCCCGCCCTGCTCGCGGCGCGCCGGCGCCTCGAGCTTGAGCAACCCGACCTCGTCCTGGTCGCCGGCGATCTCGTCGGCTACGGCGGCTTCCCGAACGAGTGCATCGAGGTCCTGCAGGACATGGGCGCCGTCTGTGTCGCCGGCAACCACGACCTGCTGTTCACCGGACGGCTGCCGCCCAGTCGGTTCCCTGCCGTGGCGCGTCACGCGGCCGCCGTGACCGGTCCGCGGCTGGGCCGCGACGCGCGCCGGTACCTCGCAGAGCTGCCGCTCAACCGCCGCGTCGGACGGTTCGTGATCGCGCACGGCTCCCTCGACGACCCCGAGGAGTACGTCGAGGATCCCGCCCGCGGGCGCGACCTGCTGACGCAGGCCGCCCTGCGGTGGCCGGGCACCGACGTCCTGGTCCTGGGCCACACCCACCGCCAGTGGGAGGTGCGGGGCACGCCGTTCGCGCGGCCGCGCGCCCGCCTGGTCAATCCCGGCGGGGTCGGCCAGTCGCGCGAGCGCGAGCGCCGGCCGCAGGTGCGACTGGCCCTGTTCCGGTCCGACACCGACAGCCTGAGCTTCCTCGCGGTCGACTACGACGTGGAGACCGCCGCCGCCCGGCTGCGGGAACTGGGCCTCAGCCGGCTCGCGCTCCACCACCCGCCGGACACCCGGACGCTGGTGGCGCAGCAACTGCCGGCACCGGCCCGACGCGCGGCACGACGGGTCCGCCGACGCCTCGCCAGCCGGAGGTCCGCGTGA
- a CDS encoding glycosyltransferase produces the protein MKILHVIGDSDYGGGSKIICQVAEASQRAGHRVEVLTTSPRFQQVLRDAGVAVLDRDWVRRRPDPWTDVRGVTGLTRHLRRGGYDLVHTHTTRGGMLGRLAAHRAGTPVIVHTAHGFAVAETDAGWKQRTYFALERLAARWCHYVVAVSGHHGRWAADYGVQPRIALRVIPNGVPDLPVVVPPPQPPAVAGDAPRLLHFGRIAGGKGIDVLLVALARVRAALPADARPHLWVAGDGPALDAERARAAALGLAGAVTWLGHRDDLPALLQAADVVVLPSLREGLSLALLEAMAAGRPIVASALGGNVEALDHGRCGALVPPDDADALASTMADLLAQPARAAELGVAARGRYLDVYRLERMLDDYLALYAEAAAAVGSAGASSARSAPR, from the coding sequence GTGAAGATCCTGCACGTCATCGGGGACTCCGACTACGGCGGCGGCTCGAAGATCATCTGCCAGGTGGCCGAGGCCAGCCAGCGGGCCGGGCACCGGGTGGAGGTGCTGACGACCTCGCCACGGTTCCAGCAGGTGCTGCGCGACGCCGGGGTGGCCGTGCTCGACCGCGACTGGGTCCGCCGCCGGCCCGACCCCTGGACCGACGTGCGGGGCGTCACGGGCCTGACGCGCCACCTTCGCCGCGGCGGCTACGACCTCGTCCACACCCACACCACCCGCGGTGGCATGCTGGGACGCCTGGCGGCGCACCGGGCCGGCACGCCCGTCATCGTGCACACGGCCCATGGATTCGCGGTGGCGGAGACCGACGCGGGCTGGAAGCAGCGGACCTACTTCGCCCTGGAGCGATTGGCGGCGCGCTGGTGCCACTACGTCGTCGCTGTCAGCGGCCACCACGGGAGGTGGGCCGCCGACTACGGCGTGCAGCCGCGGATCGCCCTGCGGGTCATCCCCAACGGCGTCCCCGACCTGCCCGTGGTGGTGCCGCCACCGCAGCCCCCCGCCGTGGCCGGGGATGCACCCCGGCTGCTGCACTTCGGGCGCATCGCGGGGGGGAAGGGAATCGACGTCCTGCTCGTCGCGCTCGCCCGCGTCCGCGCCGCGCTGCCCGCGGACGCGCGCCCCCACCTGTGGGTGGCCGGTGACGGGCCGGCGCTGGACGCCGAGCGTGCCCGCGCGGCCGCCCTCGGGCTCGCCGGGGCGGTCACGTGGCTCGGGCACCGCGACGACCTCCCGGCACTGCTGCAGGCGGCGGACGTGGTCGTACTGCCAAGCCTCCGCGAGGGCCTCTCGCTGGCGCTGTTGGAGGCGATGGCGGCGGGCCGTCCCATCGTCGCGTCGGCGCTGGGCGGCAACGTCGAGGCACTCGACCACGGGCGCTGCGGCGCGCTCGTGCCGCCGGACGACGCCGACGCGCTGGCCTCGACCATGGCCGACCTGCTGGCGCAGCCGGCGCGGGCCGCGGAACTCGGCGTTGCCGCACGCGGGCGCTACCTCGACGTCTACCGGCTCGAGCGGATGCTGGACGACTACCTCGCCCTCTACGCCGAGGCGGCCGCCGCGGTCGGCTCCGCCGGCGCCTCGTCGGCACGCAGCGCCCCCAGGTAG
- a CDS encoding formyltransferase family protein — protein MTRVVVVTNGNAFAKLFLAPTLRRFADRVAAVYVVTGIRSDAGRVRSIWRYVRRSGVRYVGYKAFTYLLPLLARASGRLPEPFVPQLAASLGIPVRYVTTPDAPELLDTLRAGPSLLVSVSCPMRVPVEVLEAASAGAVNVHSSQLPADAGLAPYVWVLAQGRRATGVSVHVMEERFDTGAILRAPVVPITPRMSVLALFLRQAAVGGPALADVVGHTLAQGRLPAGAPQDHRARSYHGMPTRAAMRDLRANGHRLVRRGDVGDYLGALRADEAPAEPTAAAASA, from the coding sequence GTGACCCGTGTCGTGGTCGTCACCAACGGCAACGCCTTCGCCAAGCTCTTCCTCGCCCCGACCCTGCGTCGGTTCGCCGACCGGGTCGCGGCCGTGTACGTCGTCACCGGCATCCGCAGCGACGCCGGACGCGTGCGCTCGATCTGGCGCTACGTCCGCCGCAGCGGGGTGCGCTACGTCGGCTACAAGGCGTTCACGTACCTGCTACCGCTGCTGGCACGAGCGTCCGGCCGCCTGCCGGAACCCTTCGTCCCGCAGCTGGCGGCTTCGCTGGGGATCCCGGTGCGCTACGTGACGACCCCGGACGCACCCGAGCTCCTCGACACGTTGCGGGCGGGACCTTCGCTGCTGGTGTCGGTGTCGTGCCCGATGCGCGTCCCGGTCGAGGTGCTGGAGGCGGCGTCCGCGGGGGCCGTCAACGTGCACTCCTCGCAACTGCCGGCGGACGCCGGCCTGGCCCCGTACGTGTGGGTGCTCGCGCAGGGCCGCCGGGCCACGGGCGTCAGCGTGCACGTCATGGAGGAGCGGTTCGACACCGGTGCGATCCTCCGCGCCCCGGTCGTACCGATCACGCCGCGGATGTCCGTCCTGGCGCTGTTCCTGCGCCAGGCGGCCGTCGGAGGTCCGGCCCTCGCCGACGTGGTCGGCCACACGCTCGCCCAGGGGCGGCTGCCCGCCGGCGCGCCGCAGGACCACCGGGCCCGCTCCTACCACGGCATGCCGACCCGGGCCGCGATGCGTGACCTGCGGGCCAACGGCCACCGGCTGGTGCGGCGCGGCGACGTGGGCGACTACCTGGGGGCGCTGCGTGCCGACGAGGCGCCGGCGGAGCCGACCGCGGCGGCCGCCTCGGCGTAG